In one window of Flavobacterium ginsengisoli DNA:
- a CDS encoding XRE family transcriptional regulator translates to MEQKIHQGRNVKRFREMLSIKQESLAYDLGEDWNQKKISMLEQKDVIEESLLKQISAVLKIPVEAFQNFDEEQAVNLISCNFSDNAMFNNRIEIFNNNPIEEIKKLHEEKIALFERMLKEKDEMMSKLEKLIGK, encoded by the coding sequence ATGGAACAGAAAATACATCAAGGAAGAAACGTAAAACGTTTTAGAGAAATGCTAAGTATAAAGCAGGAATCATTAGCTTATGATCTGGGAGAAGACTGGAACCAAAAGAAAATTTCTATGCTAGAGCAGAAAGATGTAATTGAAGAAAGTCTTCTAAAACAAATTTCAGCTGTATTAAAAATTCCTGTTGAAGCTTTTCAGAATTTTGATGAAGAACAGGCTGTAAATTTAATTTCATGCAATTTCTCGGATAACGCAATGTTCAATAACAGAATTGAAATTTTTAACAACAATCCTATTGAGGAAATCAAAAAACTTCATGAAGAAAAAATTGCTTTATTTGAGCGTATGCTGAAAGAGAAAGATGAAATGATGTCTAAGCTTGAGAAATTGATTGGTAAATAA
- a CDS encoding DUF1852 domain-containing protein produces the protein MKAKIQEDLRISEKQDIENTQNTIQNDFVFTLKSTCLDENYHPSSKTRLTTNFANLARGANRQQNLRNALNMINNRFNALAHLDNPKGDRYHVELEILTVTMIIDDKNGSNDLPMIEVLKTNIIDRKTGQQIEGVAGNNYSSYVRDYDFSILLIDHNKNKSNFSIPENFGELHGKLYKCFVNSATYKEHFKISPIICLSVSSNKTYSRTEYQHPVLGFEYLQDQYSITDEYFSQMGLKVRFFMPLNSVAPMAFYHSGDLLADYTDLGLISSISTMETFQKIYRPEIYNANSVAGKIYQPSLKHEDYSLTRVDYDREERSRLAVEQGKYAEEHFIKPYKSLLEQWSANFTL, from the coding sequence ATGAAAGCGAAAATACAAGAAGATTTAAGAATAAGCGAAAAGCAGGATATTGAAAATACCCAGAATACAATCCAAAATGATTTTGTGTTCACGCTAAAAAGCACTTGTTTAGATGAAAATTATCACCCCTCAAGTAAAACGCGTTTGACAACCAATTTTGCCAACTTGGCCAGAGGAGCTAATCGCCAGCAAAACTTACGCAATGCCTTAAATATGATTAACAATCGATTCAATGCATTGGCTCATTTGGATAATCCAAAAGGAGATCGTTACCATGTAGAACTTGAAATTCTCACAGTAACAATGATTATTGATGATAAGAACGGTAGTAATGATCTACCGATGATTGAAGTTTTAAAAACAAATATTATTGACCGTAAGACCGGCCAGCAAATCGAAGGAGTTGCCGGAAATAATTATTCCTCTTATGTTCGGGATTATGATTTCAGTATTTTATTGATTGACCATAATAAAAATAAATCTAATTTTTCTATTCCTGAGAATTTTGGTGAGTTGCACGGAAAACTTTATAAGTGTTTTGTGAATTCAGCCACTTATAAAGAGCACTTTAAGATATCACCGATCATTTGTCTAAGTGTATCGAGTAACAAAACTTATAGTCGCACAGAGTATCAGCATCCAGTTCTGGGTTTTGAGTATCTGCAAGATCAGTATTCTATCACTGATGAATATTTCTCTCAAATGGGCTTAAAAGTTCGTTTTTTCATGCCTTTGAATAGTGTGGCGCCGATGGCTTTTTATCATTCCGGAGATCTACTTGCCGATTATACTGATCTTGGATTAATCAGCTCAATCAGTACGATGGAGACTTTTCAGAAGATTTATCGCCCTGAAATTTACAATGCAAATTCAGTGGCTGGGAAAATTTATCAACCTAGTCTTAAACACGAAGATTATTCACTAACTCGCGTGGATTATGACCGCGAAGAACGCAGCCGACTGGCTGTTGAACAGGGTAAATATGCAGAAGAGCATTTCATTAAGCCTTACAAAAGCCTTTTGGAACAATGGTCTGCTAATTTTACCCTTTAA
- a CDS encoding T9SS type A sorting domain-containing protein, which produces MYPVPSKGILNIVTKYDGNYIIIDTSGKIIKSVNLKADILNTIHLENLEDGIYLIKKTDNGSFKAQKFILKK; this is translated from the coding sequence ATGTACCCTGTTCCAAGTAAAGGAATTTTAAATATTGTTACCAAATATGATGGAAATTACATTATAATAGATACCTCTGGAAAAATTATAAAATCAGTAAATCTAAAAGCAGATATTCTAAATACAATTCACTTAGAAAATCTTGAAGATGGTATTTATTTAATTAAAAAAACAGATAACGGTTCATTTAAAGCTCAGAAATTTATTTTGAAAAAATAA
- a CDS encoding Lrp/AsnC family transcriptional regulator has translation MEQIDDIDLQLLNILHDNSKYTVKELAKMVNLSASPVFERIKRLENSGYIKKYIALLDAEKLNRGFIVFCNIKLKQHDRNIGNQFVSDIMKIEEVVECYNISGDYDFLMKVSAKDMKHYQDFVFNKLGSVESIGSTQSTFVMSEIKNLYG, from the coding sequence ATGGAACAAATAGACGATATTGATCTTCAGTTATTAAATATACTACACGATAATTCTAAATACACTGTAAAAGAGCTTGCTAAAATGGTAAATCTTTCTGCTTCGCCAGTTTTTGAGCGGATTAAAAGATTAGAAAACAGCGGCTATATTAAAAAATACATTGCCCTGCTTGATGCAGAAAAATTAAATAGAGGTTTCATTGTTTTTTGTAATATCAAACTTAAACAACACGATCGTAATATCGGGAATCAGTTTGTTAGTGATATTATGAAAATAGAAGAGGTTGTAGAATGTTACAATATTTCAGGAGATTACGATTTTTTAATGAAAGTTTCCGCCAAAGACATGAAGCATTATCAGGATTTTGTATTTAATAAATTGGGATCAGTTGAAAGTATAGGGAGTACCCAAAGTACCTTTGTTATGTCGGAGATAAAAAATTTGTATGGATAG
- a CDS encoding nitroreductase family protein translates to MNLIENLKWRYAAKAYSNVKLAEEKVDQILEAINLSASSCGLQSYRVFVVSNPEIQKKLGADSYNRQIESCSHLLVFVALNNMSSSYIDNYMAMTEKQRGLDAGALSGFRNGLHAYFNAINSEQKALWASKTGLYCTGNSTYCCGRIESGCHSYRRI, encoded by the coding sequence ATGAATTTAATAGAAAATTTAAAATGGCGCTACGCCGCCAAAGCTTATTCCAACGTTAAACTAGCAGAAGAAAAAGTTGATCAAATCTTAGAGGCTATAAATCTCTCAGCATCTTCTTGTGGTCTGCAATCTTACCGTGTTTTTGTTGTAAGCAACCCAGAAATCCAAAAAAAATTAGGTGCTGATTCGTATAATAGACAAATTGAATCTTGTTCTCATTTGTTGGTTTTTGTCGCACTCAATAACATGTCTTCGAGTTACATTGACAATTACATGGCAATGACAGAAAAACAAAGAGGTCTTGATGCTGGCGCTTTATCAGGATTTAGAAATGGATTGCATGCTTATTTTAACGCTATTAACTCAGAACAAAAAGCACTTTGGGCGAGCAAAACAGGCTTATATTGCACTGGGAACAGCACTTATTGCTGCGGCAGAATTGAAAGTGGATGCCACTCCTATCGAAGGATTTAA
- a CDS encoding methionine synthase, whose product MKKLLLPTSIVGSLPKPAWLAPPEKLWSPWKLEDDQLLEGKQDALRISLQEQQLADLDIICDGEQTRQHFVTTFIEHLSGVDFENRKTVKIRNRYDASVPVVVGEVARQKAVFVEDAKFLRKQTNKPIKWALPGPLTMVDTLYDDHYKSREKLAWEFAKALNEEARELQDAGVDIIQFDEPAFNVFFDEVNDWGMAALERAIEGLHCQTAVHICYGYGIQANNDWKKTLGSEWRQYEEIFPKIQKSKIDVVSLECHNSNVPLNLMELVRGKKVMVGAIDVATNTIETPEEVANTLRKALEFVDAENLYPSTNCGMAPLSRNVARGKLSALSAGAEIIRKELGI is encoded by the coding sequence ATGAAGAAATTATTATTACCCACCTCTATTGTTGGAAGTTTACCCAAACCTGCCTGGCTTGCACCACCAGAAAAGCTTTGGTCACCATGGAAATTAGAAGATGATCAGCTGCTTGAAGGTAAACAAGATGCGTTGCGCATTTCTCTGCAGGAACAACAGTTGGCAGATTTAGATATCATTTGTGACGGTGAGCAGACACGCCAGCATTTTGTAACGACTTTTATCGAGCATTTAAGCGGTGTAGATTTTGAAAATCGTAAAACAGTAAAGATCCGTAACCGTTATGACGCGAGTGTTCCAGTAGTTGTAGGTGAGGTTGCACGTCAAAAAGCAGTTTTTGTTGAAGATGCTAAATTTTTACGCAAACAGACTAATAAGCCTATAAAGTGGGCATTACCAGGCCCGCTTACAATGGTAGATACTTTGTACGACGACCATTATAAAAGCCGAGAAAAATTGGCGTGGGAATTTGCGAAAGCACTCAACGAAGAAGCAAGAGAACTTCAAGATGCAGGTGTAGATATTATCCAGTTTGATGAACCTGCATTTAATGTATTTTTTGATGAAGTAAACGATTGGGGAATGGCAGCATTAGAAAGAGCCATTGAAGGTTTACACTGCCAAACTGCGGTTCATATTTGCTATGGTTATGGAATACAGGCAAATAACGATTGGAAAAAGACATTAGGTTCAGAGTGGCGACAATACGAAGAAATTTTTCCGAAAATTCAAAAATCTAAAATTGATGTGGTGTCTTTAGAATGCCACAACTCCAATGTGCCTTTAAATTTAATGGAACTTGTTCGTGGTAAAAAAGTTATGGTAGGTGCAATTGATGTGGCAACCAACACTATCGAAACACCAGAAGAAGTGGCTAATACGCTACGTAAAGCGCTTGAGTTTGTAGATGCCGAAAATCTTTACCCTTCTACAAACTGCGGTATGGCTCCGCTATCACGAAACGTGGCTAGAGGCAAGTTAAGTGCTTTAAGCGCAGGAGCAGAAATTATACGCAAAGAACTTGGGATTTAG